The Palaeococcus ferrophilus DSM 13482 nucleotide sequence CTTGCCACAATATTGTTTATCACCGTGTTCATATCGCCACCTTCAGCTTGGCCTTATGACGGTTATTGGTATTACTCCCTTCTCAAACTCGAGCATGGCCGCTTCCAGAGGGGTTATCCCCTCGGGGACGTCTATGAGGACGGGTGCACCCATGGATATCTGGAGTGCCCTAGCCCCTATCACCCGGGCCTTCTCAAATCTCGTGTACCTGAACATGGTTCTCACCTTTGCCAATTTTGGTGGGGCCGCCGGGATTTGAACCCGGGTCTCCGGCACCCCAAGCCGAGAGGATGGACCAAGCTACCCCACGGCCCCACCCAAGAAATGTGGGTTTTTAATACACTCTGTACTTCATGACATCGTCTATGAGCTCGACGTGGCTGAGGAGTGTCCTCCTGCAGCAGTACCTCTCAAGGCCGAGATCGTCGAGGACTTTCTCGGGGTCCTCCCCCTTCTCGACCCTCTCCTTGAACTCGTAGTATTTGTCCCCTATCACCCTTCCACAGGTGAAACACCGGACGGGCACTATCATTTTCACACCTTCCCGCTTTTAAAAACTTTTCGGATATAAGTTTAAAGGAAAGGGCTCAACGGTAGGACTTCTGCCTCTTGGCCCTCGGGCCCTTGGTAGAGCGGTTTGGCTTGTGGGGCTCGGTTCTCCTGCTGTCGCCGACGAGCATGGTCCTGTCGTACTGCATGTAGGTGTCCTTGAGGTTCATGTCGTTGGTCCACTCCACGAGGGCCCTGGCTATGGCGACACGTGCCGCTTCGGCCTGTCCGACCATTCCTCCACCCTGGACCTTGACGTCTATGTCAACCTTGTTAACGATACCCTCTCCGGCGAGGATGAGCGGCTCCATGATGATGAGCCTGACCATCTCGGGCTCGATGATCTCGACCGGCTTGCTGTTTATCCTCACTCTGCCCTTACCCTCTCTAATGGTGGCCCTCGCAATGGCCGTCCTCCTCTTTCCAGCAGTCTGGATGACCTTCATCTCCATCAC carries:
- a CDS encoding 30S ribosomal protein S9, encoding MKVIQTAGKRRTAIARATIREGKGRVRINSKPVEIIEPEMVRLIIMEPLILAGEGIVNKVDIDVKVQGGGMVGQAEAARVAIARALVEWTNDMNLKDTYMQYDRTMLVGDSRRTEPHKPNRSTKGPRAKRQKSYR
- a CDS encoding DNA-directed RNA polymerase subunit N; this encodes MIVPVRCFTCGRVIGDKYYEFKERVEKGEDPEKVLDDLGLERYCCRRTLLSHVELIDDVMKYRVY
- a CDS encoding DNA-directed RNA polymerase subunit K, which gives rise to MFRYTRFEKARVIGARALQISMGAPVLIDVPEGITPLEAAMLEFEKGVIPITVIRPS